The genomic interval CTAACGCAGGAAAGAGAGATACTGATACCCTTGTATCCTGAGTATTGACATGTATATCTATGGAAACTCATATGAAAGCTCTATGTATTTGCATTTCCCCTAGTTTCCTGTCAGATGGCAGTTAGTGCAATTTGTGTCCAGGAAAAGAACGTCCAACAGTCTCCTACCTAGAACACTACAAATTAGATGGCTTTTAAAAGAGTGAGAACCTCCTGTGACTTGTCACAGATATAGAGTGTGCTCGAAATGCTGATTTAGTGAAagcagttctggaggtcagggcTAGAAGTTGCTACAGTGTTCATCCACTAATCAGAAGAGGATATAAACACAGTGAGAAACAACCAGAATTGTAGGGAACTTCATATGGATAAGGATGGGTAAGGGGTCTGGTCTTTACTCAAAGAACCAGGAAAAGCCAAGTCCTGGGGATGAGGCTGACATGAGACATGGGCAGTAAGAACCTAGGGCCTCTCAAAGAGGAAATAGtctgaatgaagaaaaatcacTCTTTCACTAATGAAAATAAGGACTTTTTTTAAGTGATGCTTAAGATATTGAAAATTTCAGTTGTGTTCTTGGCCTCTCCAAGTGCCCTTTCATTCAGGGAAAAGTGTTGTTAGCTCAGCCCAGGGACACTGGTTTTTCATTTAGCCACGATATCAATAGTCACTTGGCCAGCCTCTCCATTGCTGGAAACACGATCCCTATTCCCGACCCTGCTGTTGAGGCTTTCTGTGCCCCGGATGACTTGAATGCCAGTGTTGCAAATCAGGGCCAGATTAAGATGTACATCAACGAAGTGTGTCGGGAGACTGTGTCACTTTGCTGCAACTCGTTTCTGCAGCAGGCCGgattaaatttgttaataatCATGACAGTTATTAATAACATG from Balaenoptera musculus isolate JJ_BM4_2016_0621 chromosome X, mBalMus1.pri.v3, whole genome shotgun sequence carries:
- the LOC118888328 gene encoding protein ARMCX6-like; this encodes MDIENFSCVLGLSKCPFIQGKVLLAQPRDTGFSFSHDINSHLASLSIAGNTIPIPDPAVEAFCAPDDLNASVANQGQIKMYINEVCRETVSLCCNSFLQQAGLNLLIIMTVINNMLAKSVSGLKFPLIPEGSECAEGHVVKPLMGLSEKPVLAGELLGAQMLLSFLSLFIRNANRQLLPEIPAS